A genome region from Candidatus Nitrosocosmicus arcticus includes the following:
- a CDS encoding VIT1/CCC1 transporter family protein, producing MLERVQSNHVEPHIKESNYIRDVVFGFGDGVNTSLGIVAGIGGATVGVDIVILAALIGMFTGAKAMAVQNYLAVKSQIEVLQSEIKREEYEIENIPEKEREEIEEIYKSKGFAGEELNMVVNKITSNKEVWLKTMLTEELGLNLEILGSPIKGAIVMFISFLVGGILPILPYFIVKTGLINNFTALIIAISISLSSSFVIGAIKGRLAKKSWIKGGLEMSLLGTGIALLGYGIGSEMSNLGVVNFE from the coding sequence ATGTTGGAAAGGGTACAAAGCAATCACGTCGAACCTCACATAAAAGAAAGTAATTACATTAGAGATGTTGTTTTTGGTTTTGGTGATGGAGTTAATACTTCTCTAGGAATAGTAGCTGGCATAGGCGGCGCCACTGTGGGTGTGGATATAGTCATTTTAGCGGCGCTGATAGGAATGTTTACAGGTGCTAAAGCCATGGCTGTACAAAATTATCTTGCTGTTAAATCCCAAATAGAGGTTTTACAATCTGAAATCAAAAGAGAAGAATATGAGATTGAAAATATTCCTGAGAAAGAAAGAGAAGAGATAGAAGAAATCTACAAGTCCAAAGGGTTTGCCGGTGAAGAGTTGAATATGGTGGTAAATAAGATTACATCCAATAAGGAAGTTTGGTTGAAGACAATGTTAACAGAGGAGCTAGGTCTAAATCTAGAAATCTTAGGTAGTCCTATAAAAGGTGCCATTGTAATGTTCATATCATTTTTAGTAGGCGGCATCTTACCCATACTACCATACTTTATCGTCAAAACTGGTTTAATCAACAATTTTACGGCATTAATAATAGCCATTTCTATTAGTTTATCTTCGTCTTTTGTGATTGGTGCAATTAAAGGTAGATTAGCTAAAAAAAGCTGGATAAAAGGAGGATTAGAAATGTCTCTATTAGGAACAGGTATTGCGTTACTTGGTTATGGAATAGGATCTGAAATGAGTAACCTGGGAGTGGTTAACTTTGAATAA